Within Chelatococcus sp. HY11, the genomic segment TCACCGGCAATCTGGTCGCCAGCGTCTGGCTCGGTAACGATGACTATACGTCGACGCGCAACCTGACCGGCGGCGTTCTTCCCGCCCAGATCTGGCACGACACGATGGCGCCGATCCTGGCCGGCACGGAGCAAAAACCTCTTCTGGGGATCGATGTGAAACCCGGCACCGCCGAGAAGCCCGTTGCCTCGAACGCGCCCGCCGCCAGCGACACCGGACGCGGCGGCCCGATGACCCTGTCGCGCCGTTCCTATGAAGCCTTGAACGGCGTAACCGACCTCATCAAGGCGGCCGGCCCCACACCCCGGCGACAGGCTGCCGGAGCGCGTGTGCCAGCGAGCCCGAACGTTTTCGGCTCGGCGACAGCGCCTGTCGCAATGCCCTGATTCGCAAAGGGCATGCGTTCCGTGGCGCCACGGCCAAGCTGTTGGATCACCTCATTTGTGACGTACTCCATCAGCCTATCAGTATGCAGGGATTGCGGGATCTCCGCGGGGCAACCGGGGTTGACGCTCGCAGCACCGTCGCCTCTTGATGGACGTGGATGGCTTGTGCTCTCCCACTCCCGATTCGCTCGCTCCTGACCCTCCGCTGCCGTGCGCTCATTTCTTGCCCTGCCCTTGATCTTCGCCATCGGCGCCGCCACCGGTCTCGGCTCGGCCTATTTTGCCGTGAAGGGGGATCCGGCATTCGGCGCCGTTCAATCCGGCCAATGGGTCACCTGGCCGGATCTCGGCTCGGTTACGATCGACCCCTATGCCCTTGCCAATCTGGCGCGCTCTGCCCGCATTCCTCTCGCGTCAGGCGAAGGATACGCGTTCACGACCAGCACCGACGAAGCTGGCCGGCCCCTCGACAGTACCTGTCGCTACATATTGTCGGGTCACTCGCCACGCTCACGCATTTGGACTGTGACAATCTATGACGCGAACGGCGATCTCTCTCCAAACCCGCTGCAGCGCGATGGTTTCACTTCGCGCGAGGTGACATTGTCAGCCGATGGCGCCATCGCCATCAATCTTTCTCGTGAAGCGACTGCCGGGGACTGGCTTCCCCTACCGACGACGCGTGCATTTTCCGCGGTCCTGCGCCTTTACGACACGGCGTTGTCTCCAACGTCAGGCTCCATCAGCAACATCGGCCTGCCCACCTTGAAGCGGACGGCGTGCTGATGGCGCGGATCCTTGGTTCATTCACGCTGACCTTGATCGCTGGGCTTGTCCTGGGCGCCGCGGTCCATATCCTGACCATCTTCGCGATACCGCATCTTGCAGAGCGCAACGCGTATGCCCGTTTTGGAACGGACACCGGCGCGAGTGACCTGCTCTTTCCCAATCCGGCAAAGCACCCGCCCCTGCCCCAGCCTGATCCTGCTGTGGCGGTGGCCGCCTGCTCGTTCGACCTGAGCAAGGGCCCGGTTGTCGCGTCCGCGAGGCTCGATGCGAGCTTCGCATCCCTCTCGATCCATGCGCGTGGAGGCCAGGTGCTCTACGCTCTTACCGACCA encodes:
- a CDS encoding DUF1214 domain-containing protein is translated as MRSFLALPLIFAIGAATGLGSAYFAVKGDPAFGAVQSGQWVTWPDLGSVTIDPYALANLARSARIPLASGEGYAFTTSTDEAGRPLDSTCRYILSGHSPRSRIWTVTIYDANGDLSPNPLQRDGFTSREVTLSADGAIAINLSREATAGDWLPLPTTRAFSAVLRLYDTALSPTSGSISNIGLPTLKRTAC